A region of the Kribbella sp. NBC_01245 genome:
GGAACTCGTACCTCACGCCGAGGCGCCGGGCCTTGCGGCGGATGCCGCTGCTGAGCGCGGTCATGACCAGCCGGAGCACCGAGTTCGTTCCGAGCTCGCGAGCGAATGCCGCGTCGGGCGGTCCGGCGATTCCGATCGCCTTGCCGCCAGGGCGCAGCACCCGGAGAGACTTCTCGAGGTTCTCCCCGCCGAGGCTGTCCAGCACCAGGTCGTACCCGTCCAGAAGCTGTTCGAAATCCTGGTTGCGGTAGTCGATGACGCTGTCGGCGCCGAGCCCGCGGACGAAGTCGGCGTCATCGGCGCTGACCGTCGTCGCGACCGTGGCGCCGAGGTGCTTGGCGAGCTGGATCGCGACCGTCCCGACGCCGCCGGCGCCGCCGTGGATGAGGACCCGCTGCCCCGGCTGCACCTTGCCCCGCTCAACGAGCGCCTGCCAGGCGGTCAGGGCGACCAGCGGCAGCGAGGCTGCTTCCTCGACCGTGATCGACACCGGCTTGAGTGCCAGGTCGGTCTCTGCCACCGCGATGCGCTCCGCGAAGGTTCCGATCCGCTCCTGGCCGGGCCGGGCGTACACCTCGTCGCCTGGCACGAATCCCCGCACCTTCGCGCCGACGCCGATGACGGTTCCGGCGACATCGTTTCCGAGGATCTGCGGCAGTTTGTACGGAAGGATCTGCTTGAACTCACCCGCGCGAATCTTCTCGTCGAGCACGTTGAGCCCTGCGGCCTGCACCTGTACGAGCACATCGCGCTCGCCGACCACAGGCTCGGGGACATCCACCTCCTGGAGCGGTCCCTTGTATTCCTTGACGACGAACGCGCGCATGGTGACTTCCTTCGTTTCTGAAGACCGTCTGATGACGGGCCGGGTCTCGGCCGAATAAATAAGTCCGAGTACGCTCAATATTGAGCCTACTCATTTATTTTGTCAAGCGAGGGCACCCGAACGCCGAAGGAGGGCGATCGGGCGTTGCCGCGCGGTCAGATGTGACCAGTCGCGGCAGAAGAAGAGGGAGTGGGAAAGGTTAGATCGGTGTGGCGAGGGCGACCGGGTTGCGGTCGGGGTCGGCGACGTACGCCTGGCGCTCGCCCCACGGCATGTTCGCGGGGGCCTGCATGATCTCGTAGCCGGCCTCGCGCATCTTGGCGACCTCGGCCTCGACGTCCTCCACGTACACGAACAGCTCGAAGCGAGGCGCCGTACCGACCGTGACGCCCAGTTGGGCCTCAGGCCAGTTGTAGTCGGCGATACCGAGTGACGATTCGCCACCCAGCTCCAGGCCGACGTAGTGCGGGTCGCCCTCCAGTGGGAACTGGTAGACCGGCTCGTAGCCCAGTTTGGTGTAGAACGCCACAGAGCGCCTCACGTTACTCACGTAGAGCACCGGAAACGCCCTGCGTCTAGTGCCAGACGGACTCATGCGAGGTTGGCGATCAGCTCGATCAGCTCGGTTCGCTTGCCGGTGTAGAAGGGGACTTCCTCGCGCACGTGGCGACGGGCGGTGGAGGCGCGCAGGTCGCGCATCAGGTCGACCATCCGGTGCAGCTCGTCGGCCTCGAACGCCAGCATCCACTCGTAGTCGCCGAGCGCGAACGACGCGACCGTGTTGGCCCGGACGTCCGGGTAGCTGCGAGCCATCTTGCCGTGCTCGGCCAGCATGAAGCGCCGCTCCTCGTCGGGCAGCAGGTACCACTCGTAGGACCGCACGAACGGGTAGACGCAGATGTAGTCGCGCGGCGTCTCGTCGGCGAGGAACGCCGGGATGTGGCTCTTGTTGAACTCGGCCGGACGGTGCAACGCCATCTGCGACCAGACGGGCGTCAGGCTGCGACCGAGCGACGTACGGCGGAGCTTGTGGAACGCCTTCTGCAACGCGTCCGGGGTCGGGGCGTGCCACCAGACCATGAAGTCCGCGTCGGCCCGGAAGCCGGCCACGTCGTACCAGCCGCGGATCACCACGTCGTCGTCCGCGACCGACTCGATCGCCTTGCGAACGCCGGTGGCGAGCACACCGCGATCCACGTCGCCGAGTGGCGAGTGCAGCCGGAAGACCGACCACATCGTGTAGCGGATGACGTCGTTCAGCTCGCGGGCCTTCGGTTTGGCGGTGCCTTCTGCGGTCTCGGTCACCCGTTCATTCTGACCAACGGCCCAAGGTGGTCGCGCACCCGGGTCGCTGCACGCGTGCCTGACGCCACACACGCGGCGATGCCTACACCCTGGTACGCCGCTCCACAGACGGCTAATCCCGGCACTGCCGCCACTGCCCGCTCCACCCGGTCGACGCGGTCTAGGTGGCCTACGGAGTACTGCGGCAGCGCACCGCCCCACCGGGTAACCAGAGAACCTACGACGGGTGTAGTCAGCCCAATCGCGTTGCGGAGGTCTGCCGCGGCTAGTGCGACTAGCTCTTCGTCAGACCGCTGTAGGACGTACTCCTCGCCAAGGCGGCCGACAGAAGCTCGGAGGACTACGAGGTCTCCCCCGGCTTCACCGCTCCACTCCCACTTGGCATGGCTGTACGTCGAGGCCTTGATCGTGCGGCCCTCCACCGACGGCACTAGGAACCCGGAACCACTCGCAGCCTCCGGCCAGGCCTCACGCCGTACGGCAAGGGTGACGATCGCCATGCTCGCGTAGTCGACAGTGGCCAGCTCGGCGCTTGCAGACGGCACTAGGTCGGTAAGCATCCGGCTAGTCGGTAGAGCAGGTGTGGCGACGATTACGGCGTCAGCCTCGACCAGTACGGGCGCAACGGCTGGGCCCGTTTCTAGGGCGAATCCGCTGGCAGTGCGCGAGATACGTCGCACGGTCTGCTTGGTCGAGATCGTCACGCCTCGGGCGGTGAGGTCGTCCTCGAGTGCCGTGATGAGCCGATGGACGCCGCCACGGATCCCGGCGAAAACTGGGCCAGGCTTTTTAGCGCCCCCCTGCATGGCGGCAGTCGCGGCCAGCAGCGACGGCGCCTCGGCCAGCCGCGCGAACAACTCGGGCACGGCGGCCGCGAGCGAGATCTCGTCCGCGCGTCCGGCGTACACCCCGCCGAGCAACGGATCGACCAGCTTGTCGGTGACGGACTGGCCCATCCGCTCAGCGACGTACCGCCCGATCGACACGTCCTCGGTCAACGCGGGCGCCGGCAGATCCACCTCGGCAGCGACGCGGGCCGCGGCCGAAGGGCCGAGCACGTCGGCCACCGCGCGCGCGTCGGTCGGCACGCCCATCACGGTCGGCGGAATGGCGTGAATGCCGTCCGCGATCCACAACCCGGCCTTGGTCGTCGCCGGATGAACCACGTCATCCGTCAGACCAACGGCCTTGATCAGGTCGACCGCCTCGGGGCGCCGGGCCAGCACCGACTCGGCGCCGAGGTCGACCGGAATCCCCTCGAGCACGTCACCCGCGAGCTTGCCGCCGAGCCGAGGCGATCCCTCCAGCACGGTGATCCGGGGCGGGGTGACCCCGGTCGCGAGCGCGTGCGCCGCCGCGAGACCGCTGATCCCACCGCCAACGATGACTACGTGAGGCGTGGTCATCGAGCGGACTTGGCGTGAACGGTCTGGACCACCTTCAGCAGCACGTCGGGATCCGCGTTCGGCGGGACGCCGTGGCCCAGGTTGAAGATGTGCCCGGGAGCGGCCTTGCCCTCGGCCAGGATGCGCTCGATCTCCGCGACCAACGGCCGGTCGCCCGCGAACAGCAGGGCCGGATCCAGGTTGCCCTGCACGGGCTTGGCGGCAGACCCGTCGGCCGTGATCCGCCGTACGGCCTCATCGAGCGGCACGCGCCAGTCGACGCCGACGACGTCCGCCCCGGCGGAGCTCATCAACGGCAGCAGCTCGCCCGTGTTC
Encoded here:
- the hemQ gene encoding hydrogen peroxide-dependent heme synthase, whose protein sequence is MTETAEGTAKPKARELNDVIRYTMWSVFRLHSPLGDVDRGVLATGVRKAIESVADDDVVIRGWYDVAGFRADADFMVWWHAPTPDALQKAFHKLRRTSLGRSLTPVWSQMALHRPAEFNKSHIPAFLADETPRDYICVYPFVRSYEWYLLPDEERRFMLAEHGKMARSYPDVRANTVASFALGDYEWMLAFEADELHRMVDLMRDLRASTARRHVREEVPFYTGKRTELIELIANLA
- a CDS encoding NADP-dependent oxidoreductase gives rise to the protein MRAFVVKEYKGPLQEVDVPEPVVGERDVLVQVQAAGLNVLDEKIRAGEFKQILPYKLPQILGNDVAGTVIGVGAKVRGFVPGDEVYARPGQERIGTFAERIAVAETDLALKPVSITVEEAASLPLVALTAWQALVERGKVQPGQRVLIHGGAGGVGTVAIQLAKHLGATVATTVSADDADFVRGLGADSVIDYRNQDFEQLLDGYDLVLDSLGGENLEKSLRVLRPGGKAIGIAGPPDAAFARELGTNSVLRLVMTALSSGIRRKARRLGVRYEFLFMRASGDQLRQISALVDSGAVRPVVGRVFDFDQTVQAVQSLDKGGIRGKAVITRA
- the hemG gene encoding protoporphyrinogen oxidase, producing MTTPHVVIVGGGISGLAAAHALATGVTPPRITVLEGSPRLGGKLAGDVLEGIPVDLGAESVLARRPEAVDLIKAVGLTDDVVHPATTKAGLWIADGIHAIPPTVMGVPTDARAVADVLGPSAAARVAAEVDLPAPALTEDVSIGRYVAERMGQSVTDKLVDPLLGGVYAGRADEISLAAAVPELFARLAEAPSLLAATAAMQGGAKKPGPVFAGIRGGVHRLITALEDDLTARGVTISTKQTVRRISRTASGFALETGPAVAPVLVEADAVIVATPALPTSRMLTDLVPSASAELATVDYASMAIVTLAVRREAWPEAASGSGFLVPSVEGRTIKASTYSHAKWEWSGEAGGDLVVLRASVGRLGEEYVLQRSDEELVALAAADLRNAIGLTTPVVGSLVTRWGGALPQYSVGHLDRVDRVERAVAAVPGLAVCGAAYQGVGIAACVASGTRAATRVRDHLGPLVRMNG
- a CDS encoding VOC family protein is translated as MSPSGTRRRAFPVLYVSNVRRSVAFYTKLGYEPVYQFPLEGDPHYVGLELGGESSLGIADYNWPEAQLGVTVGTAPRFELFVYVEDVEAEVAKMREAGYEIMQAPANMPWGERQAYVADPDRNPVALATPI